In Salmo salar chromosome ssa15, Ssal_v3.1, whole genome shotgun sequence, one genomic interval encodes:
- the srp9 gene encoding signal recognition particle 9 kDa protein, with translation MPYYQTWEEFARAAEKLYLTDPMKVRVVLKYRHCDGNLCIKVTDDAVCLQYKTDQAQDVKKIEKLHGKLMRLMVSKESGAVEMD, from the exons ATGCCTTATTATCAAACATGGGAAGAGTTTGCTCGTGCAGCAGAAAAACTATATTTGACAGATCCAAtgaag GTCAGGGTGGTTCTCAAATACAGACACTGTGATGGTAACCTTTGCATCAAAGTCACCGATGATGCAGTG TGTTTACAATACAAGACGGACCAGGCCCAGGACGTGAAGAAGATAGAGAAACTGCATGGCAAACTGATGAGGCTTATGGTGTCCAAGGAAAGTGGTGCTGTGGAAATGGACTGA